A stretch of Flavobacterium sp. N1994 DNA encodes these proteins:
- a CDS encoding tyrosine-protein phosphatase, producing the protein MLHFFKHKKPFLKDLIPDNYIDIHSHLLPGIDDGSTCIEDTTSYINGLQEIGFKKFITTPHVMGDVWKNTNDQINEKLLATIAELKIPNIDNRMKTAAEYMIDSEFTALFKSKSLLTLKDNYVLVEISYLNPPIQLFEILFDLQVAGYRPILAHPERYNFYHSSLDEYKKLKNAGCLFQLNMLSTTGYYGERVSKAADLLLKNGLIDFIGSDVHHNRHMEYMHKRIILKNYEYLTSAFQNNSLFDF; encoded by the coding sequence TTGCTACATTTCTTCAAACATAAAAAACCATTTTTAAAAGATTTAATTCCAGATAATTATATTGATATTCATTCTCATTTGTTACCTGGAATTGATGATGGGTCTACTTGTATTGAGGACACTACCAGTTATATAAATGGTTTGCAAGAAATTGGATTTAAAAAATTTATCACAACTCCTCACGTAATGGGTGATGTTTGGAAAAATACCAATGATCAAATTAACGAAAAATTATTGGCTACTATTGCTGAATTAAAGATTCCAAATATTGATAATCGCATGAAAACTGCAGCTGAATATATGATTGATTCAGAGTTTACTGCTTTATTCAAAAGTAAATCACTACTAACTCTAAAAGATAATTATGTCTTAGTTGAGATATCATACTTAAACCCGCCTATTCAATTATTTGAAATTTTATTCGATTTACAGGTAGCAGGCTATCGACCAATTTTAGCCCATCCAGAAAGATATAATTTTTATCATAGTTCCTTGGATGAATATAAAAAACTTAAAAATGCTGGATGTTTATTTCAACTTAATATGCTTTCTACAACAGGCTATTATGGTGAAAGAGTATCTAAAGCAGCTGATTTATTATTGAAAAATGGTTTAATCGATTTTATTGGTTCAGATGTTCATCACAATCGTCACATGGAATACATGCATAAAAGAATTATTTTGAAAAATTATGAATACTTAACTTCTGCTTTTCAAAATAATTCTCTTTTTGACTTTTAG
- a CDS encoding glycosyltransferase — protein sequence MGKVKKNILLLSTGDVNGAYEAIYRLAKLYSEEGHQVAMLVKNKTKSDPFIIKYKPILKNKYISSLQKIVKSQLRKYNKVDPNYHFISDDEQTKNIDPAHLLNQIGFIPEITFVGMTDKFMNSTDIVNIQQLTKSKVYTIAVDMNHFTGGCHYAWDCKGYVSGCSTNCPAILDAKNKGLAKLNFETKFHNAKKGNFQIISMSEWTLNQAKNSKIYKDQIEFKNINSIIDVDQFNPNKRNIAKQVFDFDEDKFYILCGSQNLKSKRKGFQYFMEALKILENNLTEEQKNKIVILNVSRETQSELSDLTFEMKNIDYINDYRLLSLLYQAVEVFVNPSIEDSGPMMVSEALACGTPVVGFDMGIVTNMVIDNYNGYRASLKDSEDLAFGIKKIFELSKSEYQSYSNNSYKSVSENSSLNSILKLNLLQ from the coding sequence ATGGGAAAAGTAAAAAAAAACATTTTATTACTTTCAACAGGGGATGTTAATGGTGCTTATGAAGCAATATACAGACTAGCCAAATTATATAGTGAAGAAGGGCATCAGGTAGCCATGCTTGTAAAAAACAAAACAAAAAGCGACCCATTTATTATCAAGTACAAACCCATACTTAAAAACAAGTATATAAGCAGTCTCCAAAAAATAGTAAAAAGTCAGTTAAGAAAGTATAATAAAGTTGATCCTAATTATCATTTTATAAGTGATGACGAGCAAACTAAAAATATTGACCCTGCACATTTACTAAATCAAATTGGTTTTATTCCTGAAATTACTTTCGTTGGGATGACGGATAAGTTTATGAATTCAACGGATATAGTAAATATTCAGCAATTAACTAAATCAAAGGTTTATACGATTGCTGTAGATATGAACCATTTTACTGGAGGATGCCACTATGCATGGGATTGTAAGGGTTATGTTAGCGGATGTAGTACTAATTGTCCAGCCATACTTGATGCAAAAAACAAGGGCTTGGCTAAGCTAAATTTTGAAACTAAATTCCATAATGCTAAAAAAGGAAATTTTCAAATAATTTCTATGTCGGAATGGACTTTAAATCAAGCAAAAAATTCAAAAATATATAAAGATCAAATTGAGTTTAAGAATATTAATAGCATAATTGATGTTGATCAATTTAATCCGAATAAAAGGAATATTGCTAAACAAGTATTTGACTTTGACGAAGATAAATTTTACATCCTCTGTGGCTCTCAAAATTTGAAATCAAAAAGAAAAGGATTCCAGTATTTTATGGAAGCATTAAAAATATTGGAAAATAATTTAACTGAGGAGCAAAAGAATAAAATTGTAATCTTAAATGTTTCAAGAGAAACTCAGAGTGAATTATCGGATTTGACTTTTGAAATGAAAAACATTGATTATATCAATGATTACAGACTTTTATCTCTATTATATCAAGCAGTAGAAGTCTTTGTAAATCCATCCATTGAAGATTCTGGACCCATGATGGTTTCTGAAGCTTTAGCTTGTGGTACTCCGGTGGTTGGTTTTGATATGGGAATCGTTACTAATATGGTAATTGATAACTATAACGGGTATAGGGCATCACTAAAAGACAGCGAAGATTTGGCATTTGGAATTAAGAAAATTTTTGAGTTATCAAAATCAGAGTATCAATCCTATTCTAATAATAGCTATAAATCAGTTTCTGAAAATTCGTCTTTAAACTCTATTTTAAAATTAAATTTACTTCAATGA
- a CDS encoding ABC transporter permease produces MKDNGQSQNWDLIIKGHTSLFDLKFRDLWHYRDLLFLFVKRDFVSFYKQTILGPLWFFIQPIFTTIVFSFVFGNLAGISTDGIPKYLFYLAGITSWNYFSDCLTKTSTVFRDNSNIFGKVYFPRLIMPLSIVVSNLVRFGVQLLLMIFMMIYFYFKPIPGTSFHVTSGIFLFPILVLLMALLGLGLGLIITAMTTKYRDLTFLVTFGVQLLMYGTTVIYPLSYAREKGYGWIVELNPMTRIIEAFRYAFLGKGEFTAMTLLSSALVTFLILIVGIIIFNKTEKTFVDTI; encoded by the coding sequence ATGAAAGATAATGGACAATCTCAAAATTGGGATTTAATAATCAAAGGACATACTTCGCTTTTTGATTTAAAATTTAGAGACCTTTGGCATTATAGGGATTTATTGTTCCTTTTTGTTAAAAGAGACTTTGTTAGTTTCTATAAACAAACTATTCTTGGACCACTTTGGTTTTTCATTCAACCCATTTTTACTACTATTGTGTTTTCATTCGTATTCGGAAACTTAGCTGGTATTAGTACTGATGGAATCCCAAAATACCTTTTTTATCTAGCTGGAATTACTTCATGGAATTATTTCTCTGATTGTTTGACCAAAACTAGCACCGTTTTCAGAGATAATTCAAATATTTTCGGAAAAGTATACTTCCCAAGATTAATCATGCCACTAAGTATCGTTGTTAGTAATTTAGTCCGTTTTGGAGTTCAGTTACTTTTGATGATTTTCATGATGATTTATTTTTACTTTAAACCAATACCGGGAACGAGTTTTCATGTTACATCAGGAATATTTTTATTTCCTATTTTGGTGTTATTAATGGCATTATTGGGATTAGGACTTGGCTTGATTATTACTGCTATGACCACTAAATATCGTGATTTAACATTTTTAGTCACCTTTGGAGTTCAGTTGCTTATGTATGGAACCACCGTTATTTATCCGTTGAGTTATGCCAGAGAAAAAGGATATGGATGGATAGTTGAGTTGAACCCTATGACTAGAATTATAGAAGCTTTCCGATATGCCTTTTTAGGTAAAGGAGAGTTTACAGCCATGACTTTATTAAGTTCAGCATTAGTTACTTTTTTAATTTTAATTGTCGGTATCATTATTTTTAATAAAACCGAGAAAACCTTTGTTGATACCATCTAA
- a CDS encoding ABC transporter ATP-binding protein, protein MSKPIIHVENLSKAYQIGQIGTGTISRDIERFWLTKVLGKEDPFLKIGETNDRSSKGTSDIVWSLKDINFEINQGDAVGIIGKNGAGKSTLLKLLSRVTSPTTGEIKIKGRIASLLEVGTGFHPELSGKENIYLNGAILGMRKKEITRKLEEIIDFSGVERYIDTPVKRYSSGMYVRLAFAVAAHLESEILIVDEVLAVGDAEFQKKCLGKMGDISKGQGRTVLFVSHNMAAVKSFCSKGMVLENGIIKHSGDLEDSLTYYLRNNSIDDDLSEIQFEEDKNKKSQILEVSIKDSEANAVTEFFTDQEIFIHLKLKNDFLEENLRLNFSLLDKFENVIFIKRREINFVGINTWIIRIPKDILIANNYVIGLAIDVPKVKLLDFPAKKLNLKIIDIGQEEFKKGDVENGFFKIPMEWEK, encoded by the coding sequence ATGAGTAAGCCAATTATACATGTTGAAAATTTATCAAAAGCCTATCAGATTGGACAAATCGGAACAGGAACAATATCACGTGATATTGAGCGTTTTTGGTTAACTAAAGTACTTGGAAAAGAAGATCCTTTTCTTAAAATTGGAGAAACTAATGATAGAAGTAGTAAAGGAACTAGTGATATTGTTTGGTCTTTGAAAGATATCAACTTTGAAATTAATCAAGGTGATGCAGTGGGGATTATAGGAAAAAATGGGGCTGGAAAAAGTACATTACTCAAGTTATTATCAAGAGTTACTAGTCCAACTACTGGTGAAATTAAAATAAAAGGAAGAATTGCCAGTTTACTCGAAGTAGGTACTGGTTTTCATCCTGAATTATCAGGAAAAGAAAATATCTATTTGAATGGGGCAATACTTGGGATGCGAAAGAAAGAAATCACAAGAAAGCTCGAAGAAATAATTGATTTTTCTGGAGTTGAAAGATATATTGATACTCCAGTAAAAAGATACTCCTCTGGAATGTATGTTCGTTTAGCTTTTGCTGTGGCGGCTCATTTAGAGAGTGAAATTTTAATTGTTGATGAAGTATTAGCAGTTGGTGATGCCGAATTTCAAAAAAAATGCCTTGGCAAAATGGGAGATATCAGCAAAGGGCAGGGCAGAACCGTACTTTTTGTAAGTCATAATATGGCAGCTGTAAAAAGCTTTTGCTCCAAAGGAATGGTGCTTGAAAACGGAATAATAAAACATTCAGGCGATTTAGAAGATTCTTTAACCTACTATCTGAGAAATAATTCAATTGACGATGATTTATCAGAAATACAATTTGAAGAGGATAAAAACAAAAAATCACAAATTTTAGAAGTTAGTATCAAAGATTCTGAAGCTAATGCAGTAACAGAGTTTTTTACAGATCAAGAAATATTTATTCATCTAAAACTGAAAAATGATTTTCTAGAAGAAAATTTAAGATTGAATTTTTCATTACTGGATAAATTTGAAAATGTAATCTTTATTAAAAGAAGAGAAATAAATTTTGTTGGAATTAATACATGGATAATAAGAATTCCTAAAGATATTTTAATAGCCAACAATTATGTAATTGGACTTGCAATTGATGTTCCAAAGGTTAAGTTATTAGATTTTCCTGCCAAAAAATTGAATTTAAAAATAATAGATATCGGACAGGAGGAATTTAAAAAAGGAGATGTTGAAAACGGATTCTTTAAAATACCAATGGAATGGGAAAAGTAA
- the rffA gene encoding dTDP-4-amino-4,6-dideoxygalactose transaminase, with product MIPFNKPYLSGNETLYIEDAVRTGKISGNGKYTKLCQDFFENKYGFKKCLLTTSCTDALEMCAILADIKQGDEVIIPSYTFVSTALAFIRQGAKIVFADSEASNPNLDVTQIEKLITSKTKAIVPVHYAGVACDMDAIMTLANKYNLLVIEDAAQAIDSYYISSNGEKKPLGGIGHMAAFSFHETKNIISGEGGLLAINDSKFVQRAEVIWEKGTNRAEFFRGEVNKYGWIDIGSSFLPSEIIAAFLWAQLENLNDIQNRRKLLWKTYMDAFQKLNNSSIQLPVFPDYATNNAHMFYLVLPDLASRSDLITRLKENGFHSVFHYISLHSSDYYKDKHDGRILPNTDRFSDCLVRLPFFYELEINDINRLVKCLE from the coding sequence ATGATTCCCTTTAATAAACCTTACCTATCAGGCAATGAAACATTGTATATTGAAGATGCCGTAAGAACTGGTAAAATATCAGGTAATGGTAAGTATACTAAACTGTGTCAGGATTTTTTTGAAAATAAATATGGTTTTAAAAAGTGTTTGCTAACCACTTCGTGTACAGATGCTCTTGAAATGTGTGCTATTTTAGCAGATATTAAGCAAGGTGATGAAGTAATTATTCCGAGTTATACGTTTGTTTCTACAGCATTGGCTTTTATCAGACAAGGAGCAAAAATTGTATTTGCCGATTCAGAAGCATCAAATCCAAACCTAGATGTTACCCAAATTGAAAAACTAATTACTTCCAAAACTAAAGCAATTGTTCCGGTACATTACGCTGGTGTAGCTTGTGATATGGATGCTATAATGACTTTAGCCAATAAATATAATTTACTGGTTATTGAAGATGCCGCTCAAGCTATTGATAGTTATTACATCAGTAGTAATGGCGAAAAAAAACCATTAGGAGGTATTGGTCATATGGCCGCATTTTCTTTTCATGAAACAAAAAATATCATTTCAGGGGAAGGCGGATTATTAGCCATAAACGATTCTAAATTTGTGCAAAGAGCAGAAGTTATTTGGGAAAAAGGAACTAATAGAGCGGAGTTTTTTAGAGGAGAAGTGAACAAATACGGTTGGATAGATATTGGGTCCTCTTTTTTGCCTTCAGAAATTATTGCGGCTTTTTTATGGGCTCAATTAGAAAACTTAAATGACATCCAAAATCGAAGAAAACTTTTGTGGAAAACTTATATGGATGCCTTTCAAAAGCTCAATAACAGTAGTATTCAATTACCAGTTTTTCCAGATTATGCAACCAATAATGCTCATATGTTTTATTTGGTTTTACCCGATTTAGCATCACGGTCTGATTTGATTACCCGTTTAAAAGAAAATGGATTTCATTCGGTTTTTCATTATATTTCATTGCATTCAAGCGATTATTATAAAGATAAACACGATGGCAGAATATTACCCAACACTGATAGATTTTCAGATTGTCTAGTAAGGCTTCCATTTTTTTATGAATTAGAAATTAATGATATAAATCGATTAGTTAAATGCTTAGAATAA
- a CDS encoding formyltransferase family protein gives MIGLFLMSEKGFNVVESLIANKKLNLIDFICIGTDNKVKNDFSNQIKELCAANDIVHFFRNEEKDITTFKSHYYIAISWKWMLDLPNLIVIHDSLLPKYRGFAPLVNMLINGEKKIGVSSIFASEKYDMGELIFQEDVEIQYPIKINEAISIISKLYVSVVLKLTTAIETGIPLISYKQNESEATYSLWLDDEDYFINWNLSSDKIIRKIDACGFPFTGAKCLLDNEIVIIENALLVEDVVIENRQPGKVIFIEDSLPVIVCGEGLIKISDAFYEDTKKSIFPLTKFKLRFK, from the coding sequence ATGATAGGTTTATTTTTAATGTCCGAGAAAGGATTTAATGTGGTAGAAAGTTTAATAGCCAATAAAAAGCTAAACTTAATTGACTTTATCTGCATAGGAACTGATAATAAAGTTAAAAATGACTTTTCAAATCAGATCAAAGAACTATGTGCAGCAAATGATATTGTTCATTTTTTTAGAAATGAAGAAAAAGATATTACCACTTTTAAAAGTCATTACTATATAGCCATATCATGGAAATGGATGTTAGATTTGCCTAATTTAATTGTAATTCATGATTCATTATTACCTAAATATCGAGGGTTTGCTCCTTTAGTGAATATGTTAATCAATGGCGAAAAAAAGATTGGTGTTTCGTCCATTTTTGCTTCTGAAAAATATGATATGGGGGAATTGATATTTCAAGAAGATGTTGAAATTCAATATCCAATAAAAATAAATGAAGCTATTAGCATTATTAGCAAACTATATGTTAGTGTAGTTTTAAAATTAACAACCGCTATTGAAACAGGAATTCCACTAATTTCATATAAACAAAATGAGAGTGAAGCAACTTATTCTTTGTGGTTGGATGATGAAGATTATTTTATAAATTGGAATTTATCCTCAGATAAAATAATTCGAAAAATTGATGCCTGTGGTTTTCCATTTACTGGTGCCAAATGTTTATTAGATAATGAAATAGTTATCATAGAAAATGCATTACTAGTGGAAGATGTTGTGATAGAAAATCGACAACCCGGAAAAGTAATTTTTATAGAAGACTCTTTACCAGTAATTGTCTGCGGAGAGGGATTGATTAAAATTTCAGATGCATTTTATGAGGATACTAAAAAAAGTATATTTCCTTTGACTAAATTTAAATTAAGATTTAAATAA